The Schistocerca piceifrons isolate TAMUIC-IGC-003096 chromosome 11, iqSchPice1.1, whole genome shotgun sequence genome includes the window gatttatgTATGGTGtgccaggtggcagttgacgcaaaataacgaaaagtgtgaggtgatccacgtgagttccaaaagaaatccgttggaattcgattactcgataaatagtacaattctcaaggctgtcaattcaactaagtatctggctgttaaaattacgaacaacttcagttggaaagaatacatagataatattgtggggaaggcgagccaaaggttgcgtttcattggaaggaaacttagaagatgcaagtccactaaagagacagcttacactacactcgttcgtcctctgttagaatattgctgcgcggtgtgggatccttagcaggtgggattgacggaggacatcgaaagcgtgcaaaaaagggcagctcgttttgtattaccacgtaataggggagagagtgtggcagatatgatacgcgagttgggatggaagtcattaaagcaaagacgtttttcgtcgcggcgatatctatttacgaaatttcagtcaccaactttctcttccgaatgcgaaaatattttgttgagcccaacctacataggtaggaatgatcatcaaaataaaataagagaaatcagagctcgaacagaaaggtttaggtgttcgtttttcccgcgcgctgttcgggagtggaatggtagagagattgtaagattgtggttcgatgaaccctctgccaagcacttaaatgtgaattgcagaatgatcatgtagatgtagatgtagaggagggaATGGGCGAAGAAAAGAAGCAGGAAGACAGATGGGGGACTGAATGCAGGGATATAGAGAAAAAAACAACCAAATGCATTTTATACCGTATTTCCTTTCtgttgtctataattactaggtgcTTCCGAACTTAGGGAGGGAGtgtgtacatacatatatatatatatatactaccctCCATTAGTTTGGAAActtggaaacacctagtaattatagacaacaggaagaaaaaacagtataaaaattcattttgttgttttgcaaatgtttattaagctcaaataatacacacGAAGGtgcaactattaaattttcgtttcctcaAATTAGCCACCCTTTGgtttcatcactgccttgcacactctcaGCATGTGCTGCATCAGTTTTACCAAgatttcagttggaattaatctccattctttCTGTAGGAACCCCCACAATTGTGATCCACTCATGATTTTCCATTTTAGGCTtctcctgtccaattcatcccataGCAGTTCAATTGCATTACAATCAGGGGATTGTGGCGGTatttccatgtttttcaatattttatgaacccatagagacttcacatagttctgacacaagcgagacgtatgGTTTGGCTCATTGTCTTGCTGGAAGTTAAACCCTTGCACAATCAGACacaaaccagatgtcttagcatgtcgctggTAAATGGCATGATGatccttttggttcattttttccatctattttcaccaaatatccgactttattccctccataggatccccataccatcacagaacctcCACCATGATTTACAGTTGGAATTACACGCTGTGGATTCAAACGTTCATGGGGTAAATGGCTTAAAATCTGACGgagtttacttccaaatatttggaacttggattcatcagttaGTAAGACCCTTTCCCAATCCTCCGCTGTCCAATGTTGGGGTGTCTTAGCCCACTGGAGCCTTTTCTTCTTGTCAACAGggcgcaacagtggtttccttgttgctgcatAACCTGGTCATCTGCCAGTcgtcgtctcactgttgactcaccCACTGGGGTATCTCTCGTTACGTTTATTCAGCAGTCAATTCAGGGACAGTTTctaatctgttacgtttactggtcactaccaaatactttccTTGGCGTTCTGATATCTTCCTGGGTGCTCGTGAGCGAGGACGATCACCATAGGAGCCTGATTCTTGACGCtggtgtatggttttgacaactccggtgatggaaatcatcagtttctttgctatttgtcggacaAGATTGACATCTTGGTGGAATGTGATAATCATTACCCGTTattcataaggttcaaatggttcaaatagctctgagcgctctgggacttaaattctgacgtcatcagtcccctagaacttagaactacttaaacctaactaacctaaggacatcacacacatccatgcccgaggcaggattcgaacctgcgaccatagccatCGTGCGAGTCCAGACTGTAACGCATAGACCACTCGGTCACTCTGACtcataaggaatctggcactttgTGGTCATTTTCAATTACCTTCGCAGCGTGTTATACCTTTAAGCAAACACatctacaagtgaacagaaatatAAACAACGTACCTCTGCATAGCCATGCAGTCTACTCGCGCCACCTGGAGTGTTTAGTAGGACTGCTTCGACAGGTAACGTTGGTTTACATAAATGGGAACGATACTAGTATGTTCCAAAATGTATGTATACGTACAATGattaagtgtacaatactgtacatgtcattattaaccgttatttgagcttgctattctGTATACTAACAAATAACTCATACAGTgtttatatatgttttatatagTGTAAATAATAATATGTTTACTATAATTGCGGTCATGCAAACATGTTTTCCAGGCAACTAAATGGAGACTGATGAGGAGCAAACACACACTAATTCTCTGGTGATACGAAAGTGTGATCTTCCATGAAGTTGGGAGACATCGATTAATACAGTGTTGACACCAAGTTGTAGAATAGGAGCTGTACCTAACTGCAAACTGCTATCTGTCACGACAGCAACAGAAATTTACAGATCAAACACGCACAAATCGCCGTAGATTGGAGCATTACAGTATTTAAACCACAAGCACTGCTGTGTGACGCCAGTGGAGAAGTTTTCAGAAGAGAATCGATGGTAATCAATTTGCTCTAATGTGGGACGTGAGCGACAGGTGTACCAGCCCCACTAGATATGCCTAATGCATTGTGCATCCAACAATGCACATGAGATACCAGCCCTGCTAGATGTGCCTAATGGCATTGTTTGTCCAACAGTGTGTTTGACATACCAGCCCTGCTAGATATGCCGAATGGTGTTGTGTGTCCAACAGTCTGCATGACATACCAGTCCTTCTAGATACGCCTAATGGCATTGTGTGTCCAACAATGAGCACCATATACCAGCCCTGCTATATATGCATAATACAGTTTTGCAGCCAACAGTACGTGTGTGGCAGGATATGTGGTGGTCCCTCTGGCCTGCTCATAGTTGCACTCCATGCTACCCagcacaggaagtgttcctttcacgGATTCTCGAGTTGTCATGCGACTTGTCCCCTGTGCTCTGCTTGATACCAGCCCCCTAACGATGTGATCATCAAAAGCAACTGACTGCGAGGGGAACTCATGTCTCAAACACCTCGAACCTACTGCACGACACACTCTCAACTCTACGTTACATTCCTTAGAGACTATTCACCACAACTTTTAATGACAGAGTATGCGACATGCCCACACTCGGCTTTTTGTGTCTTCTATAATTGCAAGCTAACAACTTTCCGTTATTTGCCTTAATGTGAACACTTGATTCTATCCATGTCTCATTCTTCTAGATCAACAGAAAGCACACTACTGGCGTCGATGGCGCGTCTCTTCGTGTTTTAAAACATGTAACATAAGTGGCAGTCACATCTGATTGACTTCACTTAGGAGCACGAAACTCTTACACCGCCAATAGACCATCAACCTcagtttgtgacataaatttgaacttgatacaccgAATTGTTCCAGGGAAAAACGGTTCATAAGACGGACACACAAACCAAATAACTGATGAAAAAGTGAgagaaaaaatattgttttgtgttaGATAATTAACTAAACATCTGTCCATATTTGCCAGATGAGGCAAACCATACAGTGATAACTGAATGATGCATATAAGAGTATTGGGACAACCTGCATTCTGTgtcactttccattgttgccagatgtatcgaagatggcggcgatgatgtcgtccaagatggTCGCTGTGATGTCCTCAAAGATGGCGGATTTGGGTGGGAACTTTGAATTTTGGTGAGAAGATGGTCAACTGGGCTACCCGCACTGACATAACCCCCCGAAAAATGGGGGGAAGTtcagattccaacaggataacgaacacatcacaccacagttatctatactaacctaagaaaatggcaggaagataggtcacttgggctacctccactatcctACATCAACCgatcaccacctcttcctaggaaattGTGGGGAGTGGACTCGACCTGTGCTtgatgtaagtctttattattctgcaagcactattttatttaaacaattagaggcactaccaccatccagtgtggtcgccaAGGTGTCCAGCCTTCATCTCACCTAGTCACAGtagcaccaccagagggtgctgtcatcctccTGTAATGTAATCGAAGATGGTGGGAGGGAATGGAGGAAACAATGGGGTcgccatggggtctggagtccgactgatctagtacacagtaccaccaccagaggaggCTCTAATACATGCCATAATCCAAGATGACTGccatgatgatgcaagtaccgttatccaagatggcgggaaacagtgtgtccaccacaaggtctgggtctagtacacagtaccaccaccagagtgttTTGTCATacattccatgatgtaatccaagatgatggtctggggaggagggaaatggtgggaaaaggactctgtcTGAGCTGTACATAAGtctctattttgcagaaagtgtgtCCATCACAAGATCTAGAGTTCAACTGACCtactacacagtactgccaccaaacGATGTCAAACGATGCACATGTGTCCTCAAGCATGAGgcagcgacatccctttcatacttgacacctaagGAAATCCTCCCGAAAATAAGTGATCACCTAGACACTGTTGCTGACATGACCTgatgggagcgaagacctatttgcacaGTGAAGACACCGCAGGGGCGCATGCACCTCCAGACTGCCATGAGTCACCACCAGATGCAAGCCAGTGTGACCCACACTCCCTCACTGCTGCTGCCTACACTGACTGGGTGAAAGTTGCGaatattttcgagtatacagttagagttctccaAGTGTTATACTAACATCACAGAACTCCAGCATGCGCTCATGCCATTCCCATATGCAAGACACCTCTGGGTAGCAAACGTGTTTTCCCATTACTGATGCGATACCTGAGGATACTAACATCACTgtatagcacagggtgcattgttcctagcacaGCATGTGAGATGCATGTAACCATGCTTAACCACCCAGCATGACTGATGCAATGCCGTGAAGTGTGTGTGCGTAGCTACAAACCATCACaagcgcatctaacaaggttctcaatgttatactgatgtcacatggctatgcaaAATAACAGCCAGGTAGACCTCTCGGAAATTATATAGTGTCCCAGAAAGAGTTAATGCTTGTTTTCTTGATGtcccagcttgtatgcacggaaagtcTTGCTCtagcagaacctgtttacgaaaataacgcagaataacgtcgaatgcggtcttcatcatggtcctaacatggcaccctAACCATTAtgtcttacccttcctgctttaaacatacacaaacgttctcaccgctgtgTAGAGATTCCTATATCCCAGCAAAAAGGATTAAATAAATAGAGaactatgattggctcttatcgaatttacactaTGAATTACTGATGCTGCAGGTGTGGAAGCACCCtctacctttttttctttctttttgcagaccagactttcagcagttattttacaaaaaaaatggttcaaattctacatctacatctacatttatactccgcaagccacccaacggtgtgtggcggagggcactttacgtgacactgtcattatctccctttcctgttccagtcgcgtatggttcgcgggaagaacgactgtctgaaagcctctgtgcgcgctctaatctctctaattttacattcgtgatctcctcgggaggtataagcagggggaagcaatatattcgatacttcatccagaaacgcaccctctcgaaacctggcgagcaagctacaccgcgatgcagagcgcctctcttgcagagtctgccacttgagtttgttaaacatctccgtaacgctatcacggttaccaaataaccctgtgacgaaacgcgccgctcttctttggatcttctctatctcctccgtcaacccgatctggtacggatcccacactgatgagcaatactcaagtataggtcgaacgagtgttttgtaagccacctcctttgttgatggactacattttctaaggactctcccaatgaatctcaacctagtacccgccttaccaacaattaattttatatgatcattccacttcaaatcgttccgcacgcatactcccagatattttacagaagtaactgctaccagtgtttgttccgctatcatataatcatacaataaaggatccttctttctatgtattcgcaatacattacatttgtctatattaagggtcagttgccattccctgcaccaagtgcctatccgctgcagatcttcctgcatttcgctacaattttctaatgctgcaacttctctgtatactacagcatcattcgcgaaaagccgcatggaacttccgacactatctactaggtcatttatatatattatgaaaagcaatggtcccataacactcccctgtggcacgccagaggttactttaacgtctgtagacgtctctccgttgataacaacatgctgtgttctgtttgctaaaaactcttcaatccagccacacagctggtctgatattccgtaggctcttactttgtttatcaggcgacagtgcggaactgtatcgaacgccttccggaagtcaagaaaaatagcatctacctgggagcccgtatctaatattttctgggtctcatgaacaaataaagcgagttgggtttcacacgatcgctgtttccggaatccatgttgattcctacatagtagattctgagtttccaaaaacgacatgatactcgagcaaaagacatgttctaaaattctacaacagatcgacgtcagagatataggtctatagttttgcgcatctgctcgacgacccttcttgaagactgggactacctgtgctcttttccaatcatttggaaccttctgttcctctagagacttgcggtacacggctgttagaaggggggcaagttctttcgcgtactctgtgtagaatccaattggtatcccgtcaggtccagtggactttcctctattgagtgattccagttgcttttctattccttagacacttatttcgatgttagccattttttcgttgatgcgaggatttagagaaggaactgcagtgcggtcttcctctgtgaaacagctttggaaaaaggtgtttagtatttcagctttacgcttgtcatcctctgtttcaaagccatcatcatcccagagtgtctggacatgatgtttcgagccacttactgatttaacgtaagaccagaacttcctaggattttctgtcaagtcggtacctagtattttactttcgaattcactgaacgctttacgcatagccctccttacgctaactttgacatcgtttagcttctgtttgtctgagaggttttggctgcgtttaaacttggagtgaagctctctttgctttcgcagtagtttcctaactttgttgttgtaccacggtgagtttttcccgtccctcactgttttactcggcacgtacctgtctaaaacgcattttacgattgccttaaactttttccataaacactcaacattgtcagtgtcggaacagaaattttcgttttgatctgttaggtagtctgaaatctgccttctattactcttgctaaacagataaaccttcctccctttttttatattcctattaacttccatattcagggatgctgcaacggccttatgatcactgaatccctgttctgcacttacagagtggaaaagttcgggtctgtttgttatcagtaggtccaagatgttatctccacgagtcggttctctgtttaattgctcgaggtaattttcggatagtgcactcagtataatgtcactcgatgctctgtccctaccacccgtcctataaattctttattttttttttttaaatgattgtaagGAGTTTTAATGGAATCTGAGCTCTTCACTAcatatgtttatattttcagaaaaagtGCTTTATTGTGAATGACATAATTGTCTGTTCACAAAATTTAGTGTAATTTGGTTAGTTCTCGGACACTAaacataaaactaacatacactttTCAATATCATCTGACTGTTTCTTGCGCAACGTATCACACACAAACTATCAGGATAACTCCAGCCTCACACTTTTCCTCCTGTTTTGTATGGCAATAGGATGAATTCACTGACGAATTTCGTTGTTCCACTGATGATATTTATCGCTCTTCCATTTGCTTGTCCTTAGTAATAACGGAATCGTCGAATTTCACCATATAAGTTGTGCCTTTATGCCAATGCGCTGTCACTTTCGCTGGAAAACCACACCCGTTGAGGAAAGCTTCAACAATTCCAGCAATAAACGTCGCACAATTCAAACTTGACTTGTCTTTCGGTACAGATATGAATTTATTTACGAGTGGCTCTTTCTCTATGATGTAGTACGTTCTCTCATCGTCATTTGCATGCTCCAGTTTGTCTGCTTCCTTCCCAAACAAAGTCTTCCACAGTGTTGACTTCATAAATAAAAGCATATTCAACAGTTTTATCTCACGTTTACAGTTTCTCTCTCGGACAAATAGCAAATCTATCAGTCTCACTCCAACATCTTGCCCAATTTCTGCAAGCTTATTCTGCAGTTCTGGTACATTGTAGACTCTATTCTGACAGTACTGAACCAGCTCTAAAAACAATAGCGCGTAGCAGCTGATGCTAACTTCACCTTTACCTCTACTGAGGGATTTATCCAGGATACTTGTTTTCGGACGAACGGTAGATATTCTGATACTCATCTTTCATAATGAACTAACAACCTCCCTCTTGTCCGGCGGTGACAGCTCAatacctgcttgcttgctgctctgagcactatgcgacttaacttctgaggtcatcaatcgcctagaacttagaactaattaaacctaactaacctaaggacatcacgcacatccatgcccggggcaggattagaacctgcgaccgtagcggtcactcggttccagactgcaacgctcagaaccgcacggccactctggccggcagttattttacacagatcgctataTTGCACCAGCAATTAAATGTTACAAACTACCCTAcaaatcgtcaaatatggaaagacacttattcaattacactgctctcccacagaGGACAGGACCTTGAATATTAGAACGTGTAACCGACCCaaaacccatcaatatatcacagtgtaccctacatattgtcaaatacagaaagattCCTATTCAATTACACTGCCCTCCCAcccaggacaggagcttgaatattagaacatgGAGCCAATCTccaacccatcaatatatcactgcatactgtgttgatgtagtaaacatacaattcctatcctgcaccatacaaaaatcgccccttttacatcattcgtacatgtaA containing:
- the LOC124720439 gene encoding trafficking protein particle complex subunit 5-like, translated to MSIRISTVRPKTSILDKSLSRGKGEVSISCYALLFLELVQYCQNRVYNVPELQNKLAEIGQDVGVRLIDLLFVRERNCKREIKLLNMLLFMKSTLWKTLFGKEADKLEHANDDERTYYIIEKEPLVNKFISVPKDKSSLNCATFIAGIVEAFLNGCGFPAKVTAHWHKGTTYMVKFDDSVITKDKQMEER